A DNA window from Rhinoderma darwinii isolate aRhiDar2 unplaced genomic scaffold, aRhiDar2.hap1 Scaffold_83, whole genome shotgun sequence contains the following coding sequences:
- the LOC142731591 gene encoding uncharacterized protein LOC142731591: MKIMNRKHQTFCVDTNQELRNALDTWNLVEEDVLGACVPYFIQEKVAEDLLTYTDVFQKAILSSLLPSQYNAAMCRFFIRVIQYRRDAAHYLKEYIINVLCEHLKVEYMKGQYYSYAMTKKVIVWLSILHLEAVVGELRYNIVYEDFNAAIVDTLTEVTSLCATVIMPHILDMLPVLGQVVKNAPDQLSKETLCYAIRRLCGSIQEYIVKGGSCKVQLMKAISNMKANISTWLPDVHAELQDSTKVALEFFTVPESSENQPTEPVNDELQTLPHAELLEKYREQVAAENKELEDTEKQRIGMNMLVTSLVSGRKITKDFLQFLLNALKNADPKAKTTAAMFFNEALKHPRLMKQKYQECAIQHLLKIIEEDDNILCSIAMEALGNATTGATRLVESYKNKIIAHMEFRLSKTSSIKIIMAALRALSSIIRRLKLSVLSRLFIKISREHMDYPDGEVQIAAINLLRDLTESCRLPLFGYFTDKVRSCIPTLLLKLHSDNQEIVAASTSSLQSCLSYIKGANIRGFFRTEISPNINDLKSIYSCLAHNHPKLMKTGTSRSQAIWSTQRTRRL, translated from the coding sequence atgaagatcatgaatagaaaacatcagacattctgtgtggacacaaatcaagagctcagaaatgctttggacacctggaatttggtggaagaagacgtcttaggagcctgtgtcccttatttcatccaggagaaggtggctgaagatctcctcacttatacggatgtgtttcagaaagccattctgagtagcctgttgccatctcaatacaacgccgccatgtgccgcttcttcatcagagtcattcagtacagaagagacgcggcacactacctgaaggaatatataatcaatgtgctatgtgagcacttgaaggtggagtacatgaagggacaatactattcctacgccatgactaagaaggttattgtctggctgagcatcctccatcttgaagcggtggtcggggaactgagatacaacatcgtttatgaggatttcaatgctgccattgtcgacactttgacagaagtgacatctctgtgtgctacagtcatcatgccacacatcttggacatgctgccagtgctgggccaagtggtcaaaaatgctccagaccaactatctaaggagacgttgtgctatgctataagacgtttatgcggcagcatccaagaatatattgtgaagggtggcagctgcaaagtgcaacttatgaaggccataagcaacatgaaggccaacatttcaacctggttgcctgatgtccatgctgagcttcaagactccaccaaagttgccctggaattctttactgtacccgaatcatcggagaaccagccgaccgagccagtcaatgacgagttacagacccttcctcacgccgagctcctagaaaagtacagggagcaagttgcggcagagaataaggaactggaagatacagagaagcagcgtattgggatgaacatgcttgtgacatctctggtatctggcaggaaaataacaaaagatttccttcagtttctgctcaatgccctgaagaatgcggacccaaaggccaaaacgacagcagctatgttcttcaatgaggctttgaagcatccaagacttatgaagcagaaataccaagagtgtgcaatccaacatctgctgaagatcatagaagaggacgataacatcttgtgcagcatcgccatggaggcactggggaatgccaccaccggagctacaagactggtggagagctacaagaataagatcattgcccacatggagtttagactatcaaaaaccagcagcatcaagatcatcatggcggcactgagggcgctgtcctccattatcagacgcctgaagctttctgtcctcagtagactattcattaaaatatcccgggagcatatggactatccggatggagaagtccagattgcggccataaacctgttaagggatctgacagagagctgccgccttccgctatttggatattttacagacaaagtcaggagctgtataccaactttactcctgaaattacatagtgacaaccaggagatagtagcagccagtacttcatctctgcagagctgcctctcctacatcaaaggagccaacattcggggatttttccggacggaaatctctccaaacatcaatgacctgaaatccatctacagctgtctggctcataaccacccaaaattgatgaagacgggcacctccagatcccaagctatctggtcaactcagaggacaaggaggctgtag